The following are from one region of the Oscarella lobularis chromosome 3, ooOscLobu1.1, whole genome shotgun sequence genome:
- the LOC136184635 gene encoding uncharacterized protein codes for MTTETQTATAHQHATSASVLLVSADSKNDRKRSNIVYKELGHHVTVYDVFDWRFSAEKRDEALKDTTFTHVLILVTSYFISTWPNKDVENLLGNEACVFIFLLVDVAENEFKKTCAGLIKRPLSVTFRFSEDIQWAARSLSEGLSQPRIDGDFNAFCDLMSSESDITVVAQNGPKLGESSAGLRGQAKEDEAGANLMQSSSSLPPLLDGNKDVPGSKAKEKDVPTLSMKQPEGEGFPTEEISPESVFLPEALSSGLQESSIGVGGDHEIVALVRQSLAAMAELMASVSETQEENLRSQAQVKEALEELNRKFYQPTEEVQPSVARSLTPTDASKPSRPKTKRRRSQSSRGSLSSQTSQTDPDSSSASAATEGSAKREKERKVYLTPSELTKLRRLVKGVNVIAESNPQKRDKYVRRILRILKLYTGPKLDTGPKPSVARRSRPPPHTEEESVIGSSARETSSDEAASLSVISSHYSQGKSNLSLHLNEQAVVAKKVDSNSVTIGESGGKVVLRKSGTVLKVPPGALDGDRELTLSMFRQSLEKGGQLTALELLPHGTRFKKTVIVEQKLKFHERPGNTCVRVRSAFFYGRGITKETYRPMGIIDSDSDADSPLVYKKMSLGLSLRRDSYEFQSRSLCIVCRVDFADTFVTKARVFGKPSYKSGALKGLRLLSVASCSCEERHKEIHEREKKKGFIFSTELVDITDTRRAAPDQRVDFVLYGDEEENWSMDGSMSFMMNQFSTFWTAIVQPSSGRNACSS; via the exons ATGACAACTGAAACTCAGACTGCGACTGCACATCAGC ATGCGACGTCCGCGTCTGTGCTTCTCGTCTCTGCAGACAGCAAAAATGATCGAAAACGATCCAATATTGTTTACAAAGAACTGGgtcatcacgtgaccgtcTATGACGTTTTTGATTGGCGATTTTCAGCggaaaaacgagacgaagcTCTCAAAGACACGACTTTCACGCACGTCCTCATTCTCGTCACGTCTTACTTCATTTCAACATGGCCTAACAAAGATGTTGAAAATCTACTTGGGAACGAAGCGTGTGTCTTTATTTTCCTGCTCGTGGACGTAGCAGAGAACGAATTCAAGAAGACGTGCGCTGGGTTAATAAAGCGCCCGTTATCTGTTACGTTTCGGTTTTCGGAGGACATTCAGTGGGCTGCTCGGTCTCTGAGTGAAGGGCTGTCCCAACCCCGTATAGACGGCGATTTCAATGCGTTTTGCGATCTAATGAGTTCTGAATCGGATATCACTGTTGTTG CTCAGAATGGCCCTAAGCTAGGAGAGTCAAGTGCAG GCCTTCGTGGGCAGGCGAAAGAAGATGAAGCGGGAGCTAATTTGATGCAGAGTAGCAGCTCCCTTCCCCCTCTGCTAGATGGAAATAAAGATGTTCCAG GAAGCAAagctaaagagaaagacgtgcCAACGCTTTCAATGAAACAACCGGAGGGCGAAGGCTTTCCTACGGAGGAAATTTCACCCGAATCCGTATTCTTGCCTGAAG CTTTGTCAAGTGGTTTGCAAGAATCAAGTATTGGTGTTGGCGGCG ATCATGAGATAGTGGCTTTGGTGCGCCAGTCACTTGCCGCAATGGCCGAACTGATGGCGTCTGTAAGTGAAACGCAAGAAGAGAATTTGAGAAGCCAAGCCCAAGTGAAGGAAGCTCTTGAAGAGTTGAATAGAAAGTTTTATCAGCCAACCGAAGAGGTGCAACCTTCCGTGGCTAGATCGTTGACACCAACCGACGCCTCGAAGCCTTCTCGTCCTAAAACGAAGCGTCGGAGGTCTCAATCGTCACGCGGATCACTAAGCTCCCAGACTTCTCAAACAGATCCCGATTCAtcatcggcgtcggcggcaaCAGAAGGCAGTGCAAAGCGtgaaaaggaaaggaaagtCTATCTAACACCGTCGGAGCTAACTAAACTTCGGAGATTGGTCAAAGGGGTCAATGTCATTGCCGAATCAAACCCGCAAAAAAGGGACAAGTATGTTAGGAGAATTTTACGAATCTTGAAGCTTTATACCGGACCTAAGCTTGATACCGGACCTAAGCCTTCGGTCGCTCGACGTTCAAGACCTCCCCCCCACACAGAGGAGGAATCCGTCATTGGCAGTTCAGCCCGAGAGACCTCCTCTGACGAAGCTGCTTCACTTTCAGTCATCTCCTCGCACTACTCCCAAGGCAAGAGTAATTTAAGTTTGCATCTTAACGAACAAGCAGTTGTAGCGAAAAAGGTGGATTCGAATTCTGTGACAATTGGTGAAAGTGGAGGTAAGGTGGTTCTCCGCAAAAGTGGCACCGTCTTGAAAGTGCCGCCTGGCGCTTTGGACGGGGATCGCGAACTGACCCTGTCGATGTTTCGTCAGTCATTGGAAAAAGGCGGACAACTAACCGCACTTGAGCTGTTGCCTCATGGCACTAGATTCAAAAAAACAGTTATTGTTGAGCAAAAATTGAAGTTTCACGAGCGGCCTGGAAACACCTGTGTGAGGGTTCGTTCAGCCTTTTTCTACGGCAGAGGCATAACAAAGGAAACGTACCGGCCTATGGGCATAATTGACAGTGATAGCGACGCAGATTCGCCTTTAGTTTACAAGAAAATGTCACTTGGCTTGAGTTTGCGTCGGGATTCTTATGAGTTTCAGTCCCGTAGTCTTTGCATCGTATGTCGTGTCGATTTTGCTGATACATTTGTGACTAAAGCTCGTGTGTTTGGTAAGCCTTCGTACAAGTCGGGAGCTTTGAAAGGGCTCCGTTTGCTTTCCGTTGCTTCGTGCAGCTGCGAGGAGCGCCACAAAGAAATTCATgagcgagagaagaagaaaggttTTATTTTCAGCACCGAACTGGTTGATATTACCGATACGCGACGGGCTGCTCCGGATCAAAGGGTTGACTTTGTTCTTTACGGAGACGAGGAAGAAAACTGGTCTATGGACGGATCCATGTCCTTTATGATGAATCAGTTTTCCACATTTTGGACAGCGATCGTTCAACCGAGTTCAGGCAGGAATGCCTGCTCAAGTTGA
- the LOC136185501 gene encoding uncharacterized protein isoform X1, with product MRSFLLLLLAASSVVSDFEEPAFPLNETVQAAIAALHNASAPEPTGFNSTTYLETIKGIVDFFRQHQAPDGSIIDPYENKEMGHSTPCFANAASTLISTGYVTGDSDLVEQASRALTRSLTELATANCSQDQCNFFTMPSLFAYANLKDHVDKKLVGMWDSLLTAIDPKKTYKPASNNWATVALTGEYMRFKMGFTNSTEWLQLVLNDQMKHFTANGQYQDRSGYDSYLNPMPYDHYPRKYLAVMMEMGYNLSYSDVLPTLLRRGAWVSLLMQSPWGEMPTGGRSSQHQWNEAVQTVTYELFASKFAKDGDMVTAGAFKRAAHLALGSLRRWRMRNGALYIVKNRFDPKLRHGYEKYSYFSNYNLVPAGMLATALLYCNDSIAEGPTPAEVGGFVFDIPEFHKIFVNVGGMYLEYETEADPHYDSTGLTRIHTPNVQPLIMPTSGSAEQSGPLSISPIWYNDTNKSWTSLSQVGYLQGIKYSLTSISASQSKASFSINWMLGNKSEFHYSVLREDVTVTPEKIVTSLVANDRLIPYFGYEFPAFSFDGQTNSSMKVSGSSVSVFWPSDSMQVFNITDSSSGISMQPSCNFASQEIENRNGYLLPVRCYISFSSGVKAEEEYMNEPAFIRYAICPLSTSSEGSEACTAF from the exons ATGAGATCGTtccttcttttgcttcttgCAGCTTCTTCGGTTGTCTCTGACTTTGAGGAGCCGGCGTTTCCTCTCAACGAGACCGTACAGGCTGCAATCGCGGCTCTGCACAATGCATCGGCTCCAGAACCCACGGGATTCAACTCGACTACGTACTTGGAGACAATCAAAGGCATAGTTGACTTCTTTAGACAACATCAAGCTCCAGATGGCAGTATTATTGATCCAtacgaaaacaaagaaatggG GCATTCTACTCCTTGCTTTGCAAACGCGGCTTCTACTCTCATTTCAACCGGCTACGTCACTGGGGATTCCGATCTCGTTGAGCAAGCATCTCGCGCACTGACGCGATCTTTGACAGAACTCGCCACTGCCAATTGCTCTCAGGACCAGTGCAATTTCTTTACGATGCCTTCTCTGTTTGCCTATGCAAATCTAAAGGATCACGTGGATAAGAAGTTGGTAGGCATGTGGGATAGTCTCTTAACTGCAATTGATCCGAAGAAGACGTACAAACCGGCGTCGAACAACTGGGCTACCGTTGCTTTGACAGGCGAG TACATGCGTTTCAAAATGGGTTTTACAAACAGCACCGAGTGGCTTCAGCTCGTACTCAACGATCAGATGAAGCATTTCACAGCAAACG GGCAATACCAGGATCGTAGCGGCTATGATTCTTATCTCAATCCCATGCCGTACGATCACTATCCACGAAAGTATTTGGCTGTAATGATGGAAATGGGATACAATCTTAGCTATTCTGATGTTCTTCCA ACGCTCTTGAGGCGAGGTGCGTGGGTTTCTCTTCTAATGCAGTCACCGTGGGGTGAAATGCCAACAGG AGGTCGCAGCTCGCAGCATCAGTGGAATGAAGCAGTGCAGACGGTGACATATGAACTTTTTGCAAGCAAGTTTGCGAAAGATG GAGACATGGTCACTGCCGGAGCTTTTAAGCGAGCCGCTCACCTTGCCTTGGGCTCATTGAGACGATGGAG AATGCGTAATGGAGCTTTGTACATCGTCAAAAACAGGTTTGATCCGAAGTTGAGACATGGATACGAG AAATATTCGTATTTCTCTAATTATAATTTGGTTCCTGCCGGCATGTTGGCTACAGCGCTCTTGTATTGCAATGACAGCATTGCGGAAGGCCCTACGCCAGCCGAAGTTGGAGGGTTTGTTTTTGAC ATTCCTGAATTTCACAAAATTTTTGTCAACGTCGGCGGAATGTATCTCGAATACGAAACAGAAGCCGACCCTCATTACGATAGCACG GGCCTAACCCGCATTCACACTCCTAATGTTCAGCCGCTTATCATGCCGACTTCTGGAAGTGCCGAGCAATCAGGTCCTCTTTCTATATCTCCTATCTGGTACAACGACACGAACAAGTCTTGGACTTCGCTTTCTCAAGTTGGATATCTACAAGGCATCAAGTATTCCCTAACG TCAATATCAGCAAGCCAGTCAaaggcgtcgttttcgattaACTGGATGCTTGGTAATAAATCTGAGTTTCACTACTCTGTCCTTCGCGAAGACGTTACCGTAACACCGGAGAAAATCGTA actaGCTTGGTTGCCAACGACCGTCTCATTCCGTATTTCGGCTACGAATTTccagcgttttcttttgatg gTCAAACTAATTCGTCTATGAAAGTAAGCGGTTCTTCAGTTAGTGTCTTTTGGCCTTCAGATTCGATGCAAGTG TTCAATATTACGGATAGCTCTTCTGGAATAAGCATGCAGCCGTCGTGTAACTTTGCTTCACAGGAAATC GAAAATCGAAACGGATATTTATTACCAGTTCGCTGCTACATTAGCTTTAGCAGCGGTGTCAAAGCGGAAGAGGAGTATATGAACGAACCTGCGTTCATTAGATACGCTATCTGTCctctgtcgacgtcgtccgagGGGTCTGAGGCGTGCACTGCGTTTTAG
- the LOC136185497 gene encoding uncharacterized protein → MVKLETTCQAQISTHRSVMNIFSLGPTFLRRPLCFASRLSLRCHYHLARSWLFAKRGAMDKAIERRPDIVVLDLEDSVSHAHKAGVRADYAEALRSGAISIPTNRLFVRINNDDNDPTLLEDDISALVRPGLAGFVVPKVETAALVRRVDALVARAEANQSIRQGSIRLMLMAETPRALFQIYDIVRASSRTVALLVGSGDLAAVALCDDDSYAFNAFFGTAALAARAAGIEPIWGAYTWLDDHAGFESICRRMRRSGYAGSACLSLAQVAQANSIFAYNPDEVKWAQRVIGTGDSAALGTVRKSAQESREMIGPPHVAKAKRMLERHNVVEKTIHLNASSDRLLDPTCPRRTTEVRLGEVVSTASEVTITDAWKSAWESSFGRVPSPWNSANRSNGNLALPFHMLACMSLAFTVSDFSRQARVHLGLYDAFQWRNVVAGDTLRALLYSVDAEKKIGRDGESNVVVRSIHWLVNQYDDVVFQATKKTMFSDDKTLVLVPPLPEKEAKPQPTLLKSADSPHEKFVVCQPMERLLPHVSQPALVAGQLVVHELTNVLGESQTRGLCRLMEITNPHHHDAVRFRSTDILVPGPFVFSAAVGNVSSDMGEILYDEIKSCVHVNKVNMNDQLGTVSHVDSVKLLDGNDHFEEIVVQHLSVKNVDMTLLLEVGIPSVFFDGTLAKPSEFEKICRRYCPLLVHKIACLTKRRFVRVRPGLTRSSLAAVSS, encoded by the exons ATGGTGAAACTAGAAACCACGTGCCAAGCACAGATAAGCACACACCGTTCTGTGATGAATATCTTCTCTTTGGGACCAACGTTTCTGAGGAGACCTTTATGCTTTGCATCCCGGCTTTCTCTA CGATGCCATTATCACCTAGCACGATCTTGGCTTTTCGCCAAACGCGGAGCGATGGACAAAGCAATTGAACGTCGCCCGGAcatcgtcgttctcgatctCGAGGACTCGGTTTCCCACGCCCACAAGGCAGGCGTTCGCGCTGATTACGCCGAAGCGCTGAGAAGCGGCGCTATTAGTATTCCCACGAACCGTCTTTTCGTCCGCAtaaacaacgacgacaatgatcCTACGCTTCTCGAGGACGATATCTCGGCGCTCGTTCGACCCGGTCTCGCCGGCTTTGTCGTGCCTAAAGTCGAAACGGCAGCGCTCGTTCGTCGAGTCGATGCGCTGGTAGCGCGCGCCGAAGCGAACCAATCGATTCGACAGGGATCCATTCGACTTATGCTCATGGCCGAAACACCGCGAGCTCTCTTTCAAATCTACGACATCGTTCGCGCATCGTCGCGCACCGTCGCGCTGCTGGTGGGCTCCGGCGACTTGGCTGCCGTCGCTCtatgcgacgacgactcgtacGCGTTCAACGCCTTTTTCGGCACGGCGGCGCTGGCGGCGAGAGCGGCCGGAATCGAGCCGATCTGGGGCGCCTACACGTGGCTCGACGATCACGCCGGATTCGAGTCAATTTGCCGACGAATGCGACGATCTGGCTACGCCGGCAGCGCGTGCCTGTCGCTTGCTCAAGTCGCCCAAGCAAACAGCATTTTCGCCTACAACCCCGACGAAGTGAAATGGGCCCAAAGAGTTATTGGTACTGGGGATTCGGCTGCGCTTGGGACCGTTCGCAAGTCAGCGCAGGAGAGCCGCGAGATGATTGGGCCGCCTCACGTCGCGAAAGCCAAGCGCATGCTTGAGCGACACAATGTGgtcgagaagacgatccATCTCAACGCGTCGTccgatcgtcttctcgacCCGACGTGTCCGCGAAGGACGACAGAGGTTCGTCTAGGCgaagtcgtttcgacggcgagcgaGGTGACAATTACCGACGCATGGAAATCGGCGTGGGAATCAAGTTTCGGACGAGTGCCTAGTCCGTGGAACAGCGCCAATCGAAGTAACGGCAATTTGGCTCTTCCCTTTCACATGCTCGCCTGCATGAGTCTTGCCTTCACCGTGTCCGACTTCAGTCGGCAGGCGCGCGTTCACCTCGGCTTGTACGACGCTTTCCAGTGgcgcaacgtcgtcgctggcGACACGCTGCGCGCTCTCCTTTattccgtcgacgccgagaaaaaaatcggacgcgacggcgaaagcaATGTCGTCGTCCGCTCAATTCACTGGCTTGTGAATCagtacgacgacgtcgtttttcaggCAACGAAAAAAACCATGTTCTCTGACGACAAAACGCTTGTTCTAGTTCCGCCGCTGCCGGAAAAGGAGGCAAAACCTCAACCGACGCTGCTAAAATCGGCTGATTCTCCACATGAAAAATTTGTCGTTTGTCAGCCAATGGAACGTCTTCTGCCCCATGTGAGTCAACCTGCTCTTGTCGCTGGCCAACTCGTCGTTCATGAACTGACAAACGTTCTAGGTGAGAGCCAAACACGTGGCCTCTGTCGTTTAATGGAAATCACAAATCCTCACCATCACGACGCAGTGAGATTTCGGTCAACCGACATACTTGTTCCGGGTCCATTTGTCTTTTCTGCCGCTGTCGGTAACGTCTCCTCTGACATGGGCGAGATTCTCTATGACGAAATCAAATCATGCGTTCATGTCAACAAAGTCAACATGAACGATCAATTGGGAACGGTTAGTCATGTCGATAGCGTGAAACTTCTCGATGGCAACGACCACTTCGAAGAGATAGTCGTGCAGCATTTGTCTGTTAAAAATGTTGATATGACCCTTCTTTTGGAAGTGGGCATACCGTCAGTATTTTTTGACGGTACCCTTGCTAAGCCGTCTGAGTTTGAGAAGATTTGTCGTCGCTACTGTCCGCTTTTGGTGCACAAAATTGCCTGTCTGACAAAGAGGCGCTTTGTTAGAGTTCGACCGGGTCTTACTCGAAGTTCTCTGGCAGCTGTCAGTAGCTga
- the LOC136184671 gene encoding uncharacterized protein: MLHKILLLAWLAFFAKFGMFVLSEAYEEDNFGSFSFSQDHQFAQAQVEKGSVDCSCPRSAPSPRLSYLDRPRFGFSGLFRADVSTVNNKAVNYDAENFHAAMQSILSRKYASFNPKGTGAFLFRSVRVTNACPPLPDNCTTIQDEDPLIGQSVDTGVSQATGKMVDLDPEYNLVTTTLFGLRIAIRAYDAYDGPTLMTGDFRPATLSGLWKMRESYPNDTEYPTQSFAASFQSILENVTWSDDLDSFNSSTLSALRNISRQNGNILSMKFTIHQFYTDEVHPLYTHGSVRGTIGPATSGEPQGFVRARLLTGREDGAANLMPFVIRGNKLFADVGNAFGRTPDNSGYNTSALGKSLCLVAASHKKKEWGKIDINVSSYLSNVIELEIPKGIDRSEAFQLYECDPPPDSEPLMTEVDVLVRPTSDFVSRLNPGESITKVFFANRRGTPLCGYNITFNVSLTLASNETVRKLPNTTEALTVNPLSVLTDCSGMAFVKLAASADGPEHQHSYLDGDLYDVTYCPEGGEEPNIDGTASKLTLHLYDKFTSPSDVSWWGSGETSSDSVYNIFRQYANLYPAMRSIVALDDYHSVIRHRPGLLRTLMLDVNNPGHMPVTRDLSTAKRDMIVNWLKSKPRPPLGKRPLLDLDGICKALQLATQVEHASIPMYLYAYYSIKPGANSQIAEILLSIVLQEMRHLVLVANILNAIEGCPPPNLRDKEFIPIYPGLMPGGLRPDLTLRLAPLSLGLIKDVFMEFEAPHKPMDEADIDAHGKHYNTIGQFYSRVRRSLKHLGSDIKFKTDVSWQVTVAPGGPVSAITNVQQAMHALDEIVEQGEGSNQTTPNYGKKERLSHYYRFAEIVYGRELVHDENGSWSFSGNIVVFDSNGVYPLTENARVREYKEGSLVRLLAEGFARSYLDLLNQLHHVFNGHPNDVPVSFTTMIGLSKKAEQLVEKRVSDFGDVAVHAGPPFENPLSLFFKSVLET; encoded by the exons ATGCTTCATAAAATCCTTCTTCTCGCCTG GTTGGCGTTCTTTGCGAAATTTGGAATGTTCGTTTTAAGCGAAGCATATGAAG AAGACAATTTTGgatccttttccttctcacAAGACCATCAGTTTGCTCAAGCTCAAGTTGAAAag ggtTCTGTTGACTGCTCGTGCCCCCGAAGCGCACCTTCCCCACGCTTATCATACCTTGACCGACCTCGGTTTGGTTTCTCGGGGCTCTTTCGAGCAGACGTTTCCACCGTGAACAACAAAGCTGTAAATTACGACGCGGAAAATTTTCACGCGGCAATGCAAAGCATTCTAAGCCGAAAGTACGCCAGTTTTAATCCGAAAGGCACTGGAGCGTTTCTCTTCCGGAGCGTGCGAGTGACAAACGCATGTCCTCCGTTGCCGGATAATTGCACCACGATTCAAGACGAAGACCCTCTTATAGGGCAATCGGTTGACACGGGTGTTTCTCAAGCCACCGGGAAAATGGTCGACCTAGATCCGGAATACAAtctcgtgacgacgactctaTTCGGACTGAGAATAGCTATTCGAGCTTATGATGCTTACGACGGCCCCACTCTGATGACTGGCGACTTTAGGCCGGCAACGTTGTCGGGCTTGTGGAAGATGCGCGAAAGTTATCCTAACGATACGGAGTATCCAACTCAGTCTTTCGCGGCAAGCTTCCAGTCTATTCTTGAAAATGTTACTTGGTCAGATGATTTAGATAGCTTTAATTCGTCTACTCTATCAGCGCTTCGGAACATTTCTCGACAAAATG GTAACATCCTTTCTATGAAGTTCACCATTCATCAGTTCTACACAGACGAAGTTCATCCTTTGTACACGCACGGCTCCGTCCGGGGTACAATAGGACCGGCCACTAGTGGAGAGCCGCAAGGCTTTGTGCGTGCTCGTCTTCTCACCGGCCGTGAAGACGGCGCCGCCAACCTAATGCCATTTGTCATTCGAGGGAATAAATTGTTCGCTGACGTCGGAAACGCGTTCGGTCGGACGCCTGACAACTCGGGCTACAATACGAGCGCTCTAGGAAAATCTCTTTGTCTCGTCGCTGCAAGCCACAAGAAGAAAGAGTGGGGAAAAATTGACATTAATGTATCGTCTTATCTCAGTAACGTCATTGAACTTGAAATCCCTAAAGGCATCGATCGGAGCGAAGCTTTTCAACTATACGAATGCGACCCACCGCCGGATTCAGAGCCTCTAATGACTGAAGTTGATGTGTTGGTTCGACCTACGAGTGACTTTGTCAGCCGTCTTAATCCGGGCGAAAGTATAACGAAAGTATTCTTTGCCAATCGTCGTGGCACTCCTCTATGTGGTTACAATATCACGTTCAACGTTTCATTAACTCTAGCGTCAAATGAAACTGTCAGAAAGCTCCCGAATACGACGGAAGCTCTCACAGTGAATCCGCTTTCTGTTCTGACCGACTGCAGCGGAATGGCGTTCGTCAAACTGGCCGCCAGCGCAGATGGTCCCGAGCATCAGCATAGCTATCTTGACGGCGATCTCTATGATGTGACCTATTGCCCTGAAGGTGGCGAAGAGCCTAATATAGACGGTACTGCATCTAAACTGACTCTTCATCTGTACGACAAGTTTACTTCTCCGTCCGATGTCTCTTGGTGGGGCTCGGGAGAAACAAGTTCAGACAGCGTTTATAATATTTTTCGACAGTATGCAAACTTGTATCCAGCCATGAGATCGATCGTTGCTCTAGACGACTATCACAGCGTTATCCGACACCGTCCCGGCTTGCTGCGCACTCTCATGCTAGACGTCAACAATCCCGGGCACATGCCGGTGACGAGAGATCTGTCAACGGCGAAAAGAGACATGATTGTCAATTGGCTCAAGTCAAAACCACGACCGCCGCTCGGTAAGCGGCCTCTTCTCGACTTAGACGGTATATGCAAGGCTCTCCAGCTAGCAACACAAGTCGAACACGCTTCTATACCCATGTATCTTTACGCCTACTATTCCATCAAGCCGGGTGCAAACTCGCAAATAGCAGAAATTCTTCTATCGATCGTACTTCAAGAGATGCGTCACCTTGTACTCGTTGCGAACATCTTGAACGCCATCGAGGGATGCCCGCCGCCCAATCTTCGAGACAAGGAATTCATCCCGATCTATCCCGGTCTCATGCCCGGCGGTCTGCGACCCGATTTGACGTTGCGTCTCGCGCCGCTCTCCCTCGGCCTCATCAAGGACGTCTTCATGGAATTCGAAGCGCCGCACAAGCCCATGGACGAGGCGGACATCGACGCGCACGGGAAACACTACAACACAATCGGTCAATTTTATTCGCGTGTTAGGCGAAGTTTGAAGCACCTCGGCTCCGATATCAAGTTCAAAACGGACGTTTCGTGGCAAGTGACGGTCGCACCGGGCGGACCCGTTTCGGCTATCACGAACGTTCAACAGGCTATGCACGCGCTAGACGAAATCGTTGAACAAGGCGAGGGATCGAATCAAACGACTCCCAATTAcgggaaaaaagaaaggctGTCTCACTATTATCGTTTTGCTGAAATTGTGTACGGAAGGGAATTGGTTCATGACGAAAATGGCAGTTGGTCTTTCAGTGGTaacatcgtcgttttcgactcaAATGGCGTTTATCCGTTGACGGAAAACGCTCGAGTACGTGAATACAAAGAAGGAAGTCTCGTTCGACTTTTGGCTGAGGGCTTTGCTCGCAGTTATCTCGATCTCCTCAATCAGTTGCACCACGTGTTCAATGGTCATCCGAATGATGTCCCCGTTTCGTTTACCACTATGATTGGCCTGTCAAAAAAAGCTGAGCAGCTGGTAGAGAAGCGGGTGAGCGATTTTGGTGACGTCGCTGTTCACGCTGGTCCGCCTTTTGAAAATCCGCTAAGCCTCTTTTTTAAAAGTGTTTTGGAAACTTGA
- the LOC136185501 gene encoding uncharacterized protein isoform X2, with product MGHSTPCFANAASTLISTGYVTGDSDLVEQASRALTRSLTELATANCSQDQCNFFTMPSLFAYANLKDHVDKKLVGMWDSLLTAIDPKKTYKPASNNWATVALTGEYMRFKMGFTNSTEWLQLVLNDQMKHFTANGQYQDRSGYDSYLNPMPYDHYPRKYLAVMMEMGYNLSYSDVLPTLLRRGAWVSLLMQSPWGEMPTGGRSSQHQWNEAVQTVTYELFASKFAKDGDMVTAGAFKRAAHLALGSLRRWRMRNGALYIVKNRFDPKLRHGYEKYSYFSNYNLVPAGMLATALLYCNDSIAEGPTPAEVGGFVFDIPEFHKIFVNVGGMYLEYETEADPHYDSTGLTRIHTPNVQPLIMPTSGSAEQSGPLSISPIWYNDTNKSWTSLSQVGYLQGIKYSLTSISASQSKASFSINWMLGNKSEFHYSVLREDVTVTPEKIVTSLVANDRLIPYFGYEFPAFSFDGQTNSSMKVSGSSVSVFWPSDSMQVFNITDSSSGISMQPSCNFASQEIENRNGYLLPVRCYISFSSGVKAEEEYMNEPAFIRYAICPLSTSSEGSEACTAF from the exons atggG GCATTCTACTCCTTGCTTTGCAAACGCGGCTTCTACTCTCATTTCAACCGGCTACGTCACTGGGGATTCCGATCTCGTTGAGCAAGCATCTCGCGCACTGACGCGATCTTTGACAGAACTCGCCACTGCCAATTGCTCTCAGGACCAGTGCAATTTCTTTACGATGCCTTCTCTGTTTGCCTATGCAAATCTAAAGGATCACGTGGATAAGAAGTTGGTAGGCATGTGGGATAGTCTCTTAACTGCAATTGATCCGAAGAAGACGTACAAACCGGCGTCGAACAACTGGGCTACCGTTGCTTTGACAGGCGAG TACATGCGTTTCAAAATGGGTTTTACAAACAGCACCGAGTGGCTTCAGCTCGTACTCAACGATCAGATGAAGCATTTCACAGCAAACG GGCAATACCAGGATCGTAGCGGCTATGATTCTTATCTCAATCCCATGCCGTACGATCACTATCCACGAAAGTATTTGGCTGTAATGATGGAAATGGGATACAATCTTAGCTATTCTGATGTTCTTCCA ACGCTCTTGAGGCGAGGTGCGTGGGTTTCTCTTCTAATGCAGTCACCGTGGGGTGAAATGCCAACAGG AGGTCGCAGCTCGCAGCATCAGTGGAATGAAGCAGTGCAGACGGTGACATATGAACTTTTTGCAAGCAAGTTTGCGAAAGATG GAGACATGGTCACTGCCGGAGCTTTTAAGCGAGCCGCTCACCTTGCCTTGGGCTCATTGAGACGATGGAG AATGCGTAATGGAGCTTTGTACATCGTCAAAAACAGGTTTGATCCGAAGTTGAGACATGGATACGAG AAATATTCGTATTTCTCTAATTATAATTTGGTTCCTGCCGGCATGTTGGCTACAGCGCTCTTGTATTGCAATGACAGCATTGCGGAAGGCCCTACGCCAGCCGAAGTTGGAGGGTTTGTTTTTGAC ATTCCTGAATTTCACAAAATTTTTGTCAACGTCGGCGGAATGTATCTCGAATACGAAACAGAAGCCGACCCTCATTACGATAGCACG GGCCTAACCCGCATTCACACTCCTAATGTTCAGCCGCTTATCATGCCGACTTCTGGAAGTGCCGAGCAATCAGGTCCTCTTTCTATATCTCCTATCTGGTACAACGACACGAACAAGTCTTGGACTTCGCTTTCTCAAGTTGGATATCTACAAGGCATCAAGTATTCCCTAACG TCAATATCAGCAAGCCAGTCAaaggcgtcgttttcgattaACTGGATGCTTGGTAATAAATCTGAGTTTCACTACTCTGTCCTTCGCGAAGACGTTACCGTAACACCGGAGAAAATCGTA actaGCTTGGTTGCCAACGACCGTCTCATTCCGTATTTCGGCTACGAATTTccagcgttttcttttgatg gTCAAACTAATTCGTCTATGAAAGTAAGCGGTTCTTCAGTTAGTGTCTTTTGGCCTTCAGATTCGATGCAAGTG TTCAATATTACGGATAGCTCTTCTGGAATAAGCATGCAGCCGTCGTGTAACTTTGCTTCACAGGAAATC GAAAATCGAAACGGATATTTATTACCAGTTCGCTGCTACATTAGCTTTAGCAGCGGTGTCAAAGCGGAAGAGGAGTATATGAACGAACCTGCGTTCATTAGATACGCTATCTGTCctctgtcgacgtcgtccgagGGGTCTGAGGCGTGCACTGCGTTTTAG